In a single window of the Rhodamnia argentea isolate NSW1041297 chromosome 2, ASM2092103v1, whole genome shotgun sequence genome:
- the LOC115756862 gene encoding VPS35 endosomal protein sorting factor-like isoform X4, whose product MEFRPRNYKQEKESHALHRTRVDDHPLCTPSTSHRQVVGEHHTENFFDPLRGPNTNVGEAFHNLPDEERTSGGFCTERDNQHTRDWNSFKRLLMQRFPISKMISISSISDGIMKSNKVDEISSTSSRLEELDDPQKSAKEGNASITRQEYVFRLNDFKEKIVQAWHSEDRVTALKFTIKVARLLMDTSVRQFYPTLFVLATDVMDMLGDMVWERIKQKAEFTVDGNKLCFLAENFDANGVCVDAKETCNNWFYKVGSIEDLLPRVYLELAILPCWRFLLIQPADCLHRLVKMIRGLADPLSSAYCCLYMVHRARKLLSRDTAYLITCMNDMNILLMDALSLKRDVSKTCVEKRRLLISLIEPTIEYIVHHIFEDTPKEQLANALVNLGIGGKGDNKVVSCLSIVAHCYIKELPADMVRSKSKEIINLIECCNDCSLDKSLNYRLLGFRLSETTSPQDMVDVVDHVIQVVLLWGKLDEYLRVMDAFLDLVLQNQMGNHILNVLEGIAMQARDKAFTEEELGSLQSILVKFVSHFEDLEELFALNHYLEILDMMYGRPRSIVNMHILDRAIRKGLWHDPHIIQLLFGISKSLIDEIDQTSMMDYDYQQPARLITRFVSMVDYGSDVERHLAFLVECRGAFGCINELKEALVHSSNSLAIQGLKHSNKQFSFIMSCIAYSEVTIPSISSPMKQSNLYIETAEVALLGGLVSHAEGLTESAVSCLQSLVVNGLPGIADVEGILSSFQKLCSLLVMVPWNKSNIGPSLNYAPKSLFVFTDSQSKLIPRTTTRLFSAIILLSAALSQEILPYNANNFGVI is encoded by the exons ATGGAGTTCAGACCTCGAAACTACAAGCAAGAGAAGGAGTCGCACGCGCTTCATCGGACGCGCGTGGACGATCATCCTCTGTGCACTCCGTCGACATCGCACCGTCAG GTTGTCGGGGAACATCACACCGAGAACTTTTTCGATCCTCTAAGAGGGCCAAACACTAACGTTGGAGAGGCTTTTCACAATTTACCGGATGAGGAGCGTACTTCCGGAGGTTTCTGTACTGAACGTGATAATCAGCACACAAGGGACTGGAATTCATTCAAGAGATTGTTGATGCAGAGGTTTCCTATCTCCAAGATGATATCTATCTCATCG ATATCTGATGGAATAATGAAAAGTAACAAGG TTGATGAGATATCTTCCACAAGTTCACGTCTGGAAGAACTGGATGATCCACAAAAATCTGCTAAAGAGGGAAATGCATCAATCACTCGCCAGGAGTATGTTTTCCGATTAAACGATTTTAAGGAAAAGATTGTCCAAGCTTGGCATTCGGAGGACCGGGTGACCGCTTTGAAGTTCACAATTAAG GTTGCTCGGCTTCTAATGGATACATCAGTAAGACAATTTTATCCTACATTATTTGTTCTTGCTACAGATGTGATGGACATGCTTGGAGATATGGTATGGGAACGCATAAAGCAAAAGGCTGAATTTACAGTGGATGGGAACAAACTTTGCTTCTTGGCAG AAAATTTTGACGCGAATGGGGTGTGCGTGGATGCCAAAGAAACTTGCAATAACTGGTTTTACAAAGTCGGTTCCATAGAGGACCTGCTACCACGCGT TTATTTGGAGCTGGCAATCTTGCCTTGCTGGCGCTTTCTTCTCATTCAACCTGCTGACTGTCTTCACCGGCTAGTCAAGATGATAAGAGGGTTAGCAGATCCACTTTCATCTGCTTATTGTTGTCTCTACATGGTCCATCGTGCAAGAAAGCTGCTATCACGAGATACAG CATATTTGATCACCtgcatgaatgacatgaatATTCTACTCATGGATGCTTTGTCATTAAAGAGGGACGTTTCAAAAACCTGTGTAGAGAAGAGAAGATTGCTCATCAGTTTGATTGAGCCAACTATTGAATATATTGTGCATCACATCTTTGAGGATACACCAAAG GAGCAACTAGCAAATGCGCTTGTGAATCTTGGAATTGGAGGGAAAGGGGATAATAAAGTTGTCTCCTGCTTGTCAATTGTTGCTCATTGTTATATTAAGGAGCTTCCAGCTGACATGGTGAGGTCTAAGTCAAAGGAGATCATCAACCTTATTGAATGCTGCAATGATTGTAGCTTAGATAAG AGCTTAAATTACAGGTTACTTGGATTCAGGCTGTCGGAGACTACATCTCCGCAGGACATGGTTGATGTGGTGGATCATGTCATCCAG GTTGTTCTTCTGTGGGGAAAACTTGATGAGTACCTGAGGGTCATGGATGCATTTCTGGATCTTGTCTTACAAAATCAAATG GGCAACCATATCTTGAACGTTTTAGAAGGTATTGCAATGCAAGCACGTGATAAAGCATTTACTGAAGAGGAACTCGGAAGTTTGCAATCCATCTTGGTGAAGtttgtttctcattttgagGATCTAGAAGAATTATTTGCTTTG AATCACTATCTCGAAATCCTAGATATGATGTATGGGAGACCTCGGAGCATTGTCAATATGCACATACTTGACAGAGCAATAAG GAAAGGACTTTGGCATGATCCCCATATCATACAGTTGCTTTTTGGGATTTCTAAGTCCCTGATAGATGAAATAGATCAAACAAGCATGATGGATTATGATTATCAACAGCCAGCACGCCTAATAACTCGATTTGTCAGCATG GTTGACTATGGTTCAGACGTGGAGCGGCATCTGGCATTCTTAGTTGAATGTCGTGGGGCTTTTGGCTGCATTAATGAACTTAAG GAAGCTCTTGTTCATTCCAGCAATTCATTGGCAATTCAGGGCTTGAAACATTCAAATAAGCAGTTCAGCTTCATCATGTCTTGCATAGCTTATAGTGAAGTTACAATACCTTCTATTTCATCTCCTATGAAGCAGTCAAACCTATATATCGAGACTGCAGAG GTTGCATTGCTAGGTGGTTTAGTCTCACATGCAGAAGGTCTTACAGAATCTGCAGTCAGCTGTTTGCAGAGCTTAGTGGTGAATG GCTTACCTGGAATTGCTGATGTAGAAGGAATTCTCTCCTCTTTCCAGAAACTGTGCAGTCTACTAGTTATGGTACCATGGAATAAAT CTAATATTGGGCCCAGCCTTAACTATGCTCCAAAAAGCTTGTTTGTGTTTACAGATTCTCAATCAAA GTTGATTCCACGAACAACTACGAGGCTATTCTCAGCAATTATTTTATTGTCAGCAGCGCTTTCCCAGGAGATTCTCCCATATAATGCTAATAATTTCGGGGTAATATGA